One window from the genome of Pseudanabaena yagii GIHE-NHR1 encodes:
- a CDS encoding chaperonin family protein RbcX: MDIKRSTKSTANMLINFLTFEAVKTIAEQLEETDKLKALWFNQFSTRERLQNGELYIKDLFEVHQEMAFRVMTVREHLANEILDFLPEMTRTGIQQSNMQLRRRHFERIMSVQASEGYAECENLDADIETKEPIAESSLGSSLEAVADSDVDGDRASTEANQ, encoded by the coding sequence ATGGATATTAAGCGCAGTACTAAGTCCACAGCCAATATGTTGATCAATTTTTTGACCTTCGAGGCTGTTAAGACGATTGCCGAGCAGTTGGAAGAAACGGATAAGTTAAAAGCGCTCTGGTTTAACCAATTCTCGACACGCGAAAGACTCCAAAATGGTGAGCTTTACATTAAAGACCTCTTTGAGGTTCACCAAGAGATGGCTTTTCGAGTGATGACTGTGCGGGAGCATCTAGCAAATGAGATTTTAGATTTTTTGCCTGAAATGACTCGTACAGGTATTCAACAATCAAATATGCAGCTTCGTCGTCGGCATTTTGAGCGCATCATGAGTGTTCAGGCTTCTGAAGGATATGCAGAATGCGAGAATCTAGATGCTGATATAGAAACTAAAGAACCTATTGCAGAATCTAGTCTCGGTAGTTCTCTCGAAGCAGTTGCTGACTCAGATGTTGATGGCGATCGCGCTTCTACTGAAGCAAATCAATAG
- a CDS encoding ribulose bisphosphate carboxylase small subunit, with protein sequence MQTLPKERRYETLSYLPPLSDAQITRQIEYTLQQGFYAAIEFNEDSDPAIHYWTLWKLPLFNAKTPQEVLSEVQACRSSYPGSFIRVVAFDNIKQCQVQSFIVHKPNSARY encoded by the coding sequence ATGCAAACTTTACCAAAAGAGCGTCGTTACGAAACTCTTTCTTATCTTCCCCCTTTGAGCGATGCTCAAATCACTCGTCAAATCGAGTACACCCTTCAACAAGGTTTCTACGCAGCGATCGAATTTAACGAAGATTCCGATCCTGCTATTCACTACTGGACATTGTGGAAGTTGCCCTTGTTCAACGCTAAGACTCCTCAAGAAGTTTTGAGCGAAGTTCAAGCTTGCCGTTCTAGCTACCCTGGTTCTTTCATCCGCGTTGTAGCTTTCGACAACATCAAACAGTGCCAAGTCCAAAGCTTCATCGTACACAAGCCTAACAGCGCTCGTTACTAA
- a CDS encoding DUF5615 family PIN-like protein has translation MNGFLFDENLPIKIQFTPSLPITHVSVLGESPSDTKIWQYAKENGLVIVSKDVDFSDRLMLDLVPPKVVHLRIGNMTGI, from the coding sequence ATGAATGGCTTTTTATTTGATGAAAATTTGCCAATTAAAATTCAGTTTACGCCATCTTTGCCCATTACCCATGTTTCAGTTTTAGGAGAAAGTCCCAGTGACACGAAAATTTGGCAATATGCAAAGGAAAATGGATTAGTCATTGTTTCCAAAGATGTAGATTTTTCGGATCGGCTAATGCTGGATTTAGTACCACCTAAAGTAGTGCATCTACGCATTGGTAATATGACTGGAATTTAG
- a CDS encoding DUF433 domain-containing protein, producing MKNRVTIHPDICNGRPVIANTRITVQTIMEFLGAGDSIEEVLEEYPSLTREDIYACMQFAAKLMANHYEVRQVA from the coding sequence ATGAAAAATAGAGTAACTATTCATCCAGATATTTGCAATGGGCGACCAGTAATTGCTAATACTCGAATTACAGTGCAGACGATAATGGAATTTTTGGGCGCAGGTGATTCTATTGAAGAAGTTCTTGAAGAATATCCGTCTCTGACAAGGGAAGATATTTATGCCTGTATGCAGTTTGCAGCAAAATTAATGGCGAATCACTATGAAGTGAGACAAGTTGCATGA